One Oryza glaberrima chromosome 10, OglaRS2, whole genome shotgun sequence DNA segment encodes these proteins:
- the LOC127753291 gene encoding putative cyclin-dependent kinase F-2, translating to MAAPAPAPAPPAFRKRAAAPDDEPTATGSTTPAAAAGAKRPRRYALASVDDYEQLDVVGEGASGVVIMARHRRTGSKVALKHLPHGARDFDAVRVEAACQHACTGHPNIVQIKDVVADAKSGDVFLVMEFVGGSLRDELPRARPEKQVRFMMRQLIGAAKKMHASHVIHRDIKPENILNSFGDLKVCDFGSATFVNPAGKPYKECLVGTLPYTSPEQLAGNHCYGPGVDMWALGCIMGELLTGAPLFGGDMTEKELLADLSANLEDQLNELFFDVLPELSPAAREVLSGLLAFDPEKRMTAAEALEHRWFAEEPKKANFAGFAPLFG from the coding sequence ATGGCGGCGCCTGCACCCGCACCTGCACCACCGGCTTTCCGcaagcgcgcggcggcgccggacgaCGAACCGACCGCCACCGGATCCACtactcccgcggcggcggccggcgccaaGAGGCCGCGGAGGTACGCGCTGGCGAGCGTCGACGACTACGAGCagctcgacgtcgtcggcgagggcgcCTCTGGCGTCGTCATCatggcgcgccaccgccgcaccggcAGCAAGGTCGCGCTCAAGCACCTCCCCCACGGCGCCCGCGACTTCGACGCCGTCAGGGTCGAGGCCGCCTGCCAGCACGCGTGCACCGGCCACCCCAACATCGTCCAGATCAaggacgtcgtcgccgacgccaagTCCGGGGACGTCTTCCTCGTCATGGAGTTCGTCGGAGGCAGCCTCCGCGACGAGCTACCGAGGGCCCGGCCGGAGAAGCAAGTCCGCTTCATGATGCGGCAGCTCATCGGCGCCGCCAAGAAGATGCACGCCTCGCACGTCATCCACCGGGACATCAAGCCGGAGAACATCCTCAACAGCTTCGGCGACCTCAAGGTCTGTGACTTCGGCTCAGCGACGTTCGTCAACCCCGCCGGGAAGCCATACAAGGAGTGTTTGGTCGGCACCTTGCCCTACACCTCGCCGGAGCAGCTCGCCGGCAACCACTGCTACGGCCCGGGCGTCGACATGTGGGCGCTGGGCTGCATCATGGGCGAGCTGCTCACCGGCGCGCCGCTGTTCGGAGGCGACATGACGGAGAAGGAGCTGCTCGCCGACCTGTCCGCCAACCTGGAAGACCAACTCAACGAGCTCTTCTTTGATGTCCTGCCGGAGCTGTCGCCGGCGGCACGCGAGGTCCTCTCCGGGCTGCTGGCGTTCGACCCTGAGAAGAGAATgacagcggcggaggcgctggagCACCGGTGGTTCGCCGAGGAGCCCAAGAAAGCAAACTTCGCCGGCTTCGCGCCTCTGTTTGGTTAG